The region CGCCCATCCCGACGATGAGCAGCAGCACGAGCAGCACCGGCACGGTCGGCGGGTCCTGCCCGAGGAGCTTCCCGCCGAAGTAGCCCGCGAGGATCGCGACGATGAAGATGAGGCCGCCCATGGTGGGCGTGCCGCGCTTCGTGTGGTGCGACTGCGGGCCGTCGTCGCGGATGAACTGGCCCCAGCCGATCCGCGCGAAGCCGCGGATGAACAGCGGCGTCGCGAGCAGCGAGACGAGCAGGGCGATGCCGGCGGAGGCGATGAGCACGAGCATCTAGCGGCCCCCGATCCGGTCGCCGAGGTCCTTGAGGCCCGCGGAGAGCGACGACTTCACGAGCACGACGTCGCCGGGCTCGAGGCTCGATCGCAGCAGCGCCTCGGCCTCCTCTGCCGTCTCGACCCACGCGGTGTCCTGGCCGAACGATGACTCGAGCTCGGCCGCGTCGTGGATCGCCTTCGCCGCGCTCCCGACGACGACGAGCCGGTCGATGCGCACGCGCACCGCGAGCCGGCCGATGCGGTCGTGCTCCTCGGTCGAGAGCGCGCCGAGCTCGCCCATCTCGCCGAGCACGGCGATCGAGCGGCGCTGCGCCCCGCGCGTCATGTGCGCGAGCGAGCGGATCGCGGCGGCCATCGAGTCGGGGCTCGCGTTGTAGGCGTCGTTGATGACCGTGATGCCGCCACCGGGCTCGAGCAGCTCCATGCGCCAGCGCTCCGCGCGCTCGAGGCTCCCGAGCGCCCCGACGGCGCGCTCGAGGTCGAGGCCGAGCGCATCGGCGACGGTGAGCGCGGCGAGCGCGTTCATGACGTGGTGCTCGCCGAGGATGCGCAGGCGCAGCGGCCACGACTCGTCGCCGCGGTGGACGGTCGCGATCGTGCCCTCGAGCGTCGAGTCGACGTCGCCCGCCCACAGGGTCGTCGGCTCGTCGGCGGGGCCGGGCGAGGTGCCGAACCACGCGATGCGCGCGCGCGTCGACCGGGCCATCCCCGCGACGCGCTCGTCGTCGCGGTTGAGCACGGCGACGTGGTGGGAGCCGAGGTCCTGCACCATCTCGGTCTTCGCGCGCGTCGTCGCCTCGACGCCGCCGAATTCGCCCGCGTGGGCGAGCCCGACCTTGAGCACGACCCCGACGTCCGGATGCGACATGGCCGTCAGGCGGGCGATGTCGCCCTCGTAGCTCGCACCCATCTCGAGCACGAGGTACCGCGTCGACTCGTCGATGCGCAGCATCGTCATCGGGGCGCCGACCTCGTTGTTGAACGACTTGATCGGGCTCACGGTGGGCCCGTGCTGCTCAAGGATCGCCTGCAGCATGTTCTTCGTCGTCGTCTTGCCGTTCGAGCCGGTGACGCCGATGACGGTGAGCTCGCCTGCCTCGCGCACGCGCCGGATGACGTCGGCGGCGAGCGCGCCGAGCGCGACGACGCCGGAGTCGACCACGATGTGCGGCACGGCCTGCTCGAGCGGGCGCTCGGCGATGACGAGCGCGGCGCCCGCGGCGACGGCCGCGTCGACGAAGCGGTGGCCGTCGGTCGACTCGCCCGGCATCGCGACGAAGACGCCGCCGGCCGCGACGAGGCGCGAGTCGGTCTCGACCGAGCCCGTCACGAGCACGTCGTCGCCGTGGAGCGCTCCACCGACGGCCGCCGCGATCTCGCGGGCGCGCATCCGGAGCATCAGCGCACGTCCCGCGCCGGGCGCTCGCCGCGCTCCTCGGTGGGCCAGCCGGCCTCCTCGAGCGCGCGGCGGGCCTCGGCGCGCGCGTCGAACGGCTCGCGCACTCCCGCGACGTCGCGGTAGTCGGCGTCGCCGGGCCCGGCCCACAGCACGGTGTCGCCGGGGCCGGCGAGGCGCAGCGCCTCGCGGATCGCCGCCTCCTCGGGCGACGACTCGATGACGGGCTTGCCGCCCGCGGCGGCGCGAGCGCCGCCCAGCACCTGGGCGCGGATGCTCGCGGCGTCCTCGGTGCGCGGGTTGAAGTCGGTGACGACGACGGCGTCGGCGAGCTCGGCGGCGATGCGCCCCATGTCGGCGCGCTTCGTCGCGTCGCGGTCGCCGTCGGCGCCGAAGAGCATGACGAGGCGCCCCTCGGTGACGCGCCGGAGCGCCTCGAGGGTCTGCGCGAAGGCGTCGGGGCTGTGGCCGTAGTCGAGGAAGACCGCGGGGCCCTCCTCGCCCGAGACGCGCTCGATGCGGCCGGGGAGCGTCGGGCGCATGCCGCGGTCGATGACCTCGGCGATCGCGTCCATCTCGAAGCCGTCCTCGACGAGCATGAGGATCGCGATCGCCGCGTCGATCGCCATGTGGCGGCCGATGAAGGGGATCTGCACCTCGACGGCGCCGCCGTCGATGCCCGTGAGCGTGAACGAGGTGGAGGAGGGGGTCTCCTCCCAGATGTCGACGTGCCAGTCGGCGTCGACGCCCGGCTCGCTCGTGACGGTCGTGACGGGGATGCGGCTGCGCTCGGCGATGCGGCGGCCCCACTCGGTGTCGACGCACACGACCCCGCGCTCGGCGCGATCGGGCGTGAAGAGCTCGGCCTTCACGTCGAAGTACGCGTCCATCGAGCCGTAGTCGTCGAGGTGGTCGTGGCTGAGGTTCGTGAACGCGACGACGTCGAAGACGACGCCGTCGATGCGGTGCCGCTCGATCGCCTGCGCGCTCACCTCGAGCACGGCGGCGCGCACGCCGGCCTCGCGCATGCGCGCGAGCAGGGCGTGCAGCTCGCTCGCCTCCGGGGTCGTGAGCTTCGACGTCACGACGAGGTCGCCGACGTGCCGCTCGGCGGTCGTGGAGAGGCCCGTGACGAAGCCGAGGTCGGCGAGCAGGCCCTCGAGCATGAAGGAGGTCGAGGTCTTGCCGTTCGTGCCGGTGACGCCGAAGAGTCGAGGTCGGTCCTCGCCCGTGCGGTAGACCCAGGCGGAGATCTCGCCGAGCGCGGCGCGCGGGTCGTCGAGCACGATGACGGGGGCGCCGGTCTCGAGCATCGCGGCACCGGCCGGGTCGGTGACGACCGCGACCGCGCCCTGCTCGAGGGCCGCGGCGGCGAACTCGGCGCCGTGACGCCGGGCGCCGGGCAGCGCCGCGAAGAGGTCGCCGGGCTCGACGTCGCTCGAGTCGAGCGTGACGCCCGTGACCTCGATCCCGTCGAGATCGGCCTCGACCGTCAGCTCGAACGCCTCGACGAGACCGGTGAGCGGCCTGGGGGTGGGGTGCTCGGGCCGCAGGATCCTCGGTGCGACGGGTCCCACGGACATCCTCTCCTCATCCAACGCTGCTCTCATGGCTGATCGGCGGTCCACTCGAGCGGGATCTCCGGCTGCTGGGTCGTGCTGGGCGGGATGTCGAAGTGGCGGATCAAGAGGTTCACCATATCGTGGAAGGCCGGGATGGCCCCGCCGCTCGTGCGGATCGTCTGGGGGCTGTCGTACATCGTCAGCACGACGAACTGCGGGTCGTCGACGGGGAACACGCCCGCGACCGAGATCATCATGCGGTTCGGGTCGTAGCCCGATCCGTCCTCGTACGCCATCTGCGCCGTGCCGGTCTTCGCGGCGATGCGGTAGCCCTCGATCGGGAAGGTGTCGTAGCCGTAGTCGGTCACGACGTTCTCGAGCACCTCGAGC is a window of Agrococcus sp. Marseille-Q4369 DNA encoding:
- the murF gene encoding UDP-N-acetylmuramoyl-tripeptide--D-alanyl-D-alanine ligase, producing the protein MLRMRAREIAAAVGGALHGDDVLVTGSVETDSRLVAAGGVFVAMPGESTDGHRFVDAAVAAGAALVIAERPLEQAVPHIVVDSGVVALGALAADVIRRVREAGELTVIGVTGSNGKTTTKNMLQAILEQHGPTVSPIKSFNNEVGAPMTMLRIDESTRYLVLEMGASYEGDIARLTAMSHPDVGVVLKVGLAHAGEFGGVEATTRAKTEMVQDLGSHHVAVLNRDDERVAGMARSTRARIAWFGTSPGPADEPTTLWAGDVDSTLEGTIATVHRGDESWPLRLRILGEHHVMNALAALTVADALGLDLERAVGALGSLERAERWRMELLEPGGGITVINDAYNASPDSMAAAIRSLAHMTRGAQRRSIAVLGEMGELGALSTEEHDRIGRLAVRVRIDRLVVVGSAAKAIHDAAELESSFGQDTAWVETAEEAEALLRSSLEPGDVVLVKSSLSAGLKDLGDRIGGR
- a CDS encoding UDP-N-acetylmuramoyl-L-alanyl-D-glutamate--2,6-diaminopimelate ligase; its protein translation is MSVGPVAPRILRPEHPTPRPLTGLVEAFELTVEADLDGIEVTGVTLDSSDVEPGDLFAALPGARRHGAEFAAAALEQGAVAVVTDPAGAAMLETGAPVIVLDDPRAALGEISAWVYRTGEDRPRLFGVTGTNGKTSTSFMLEGLLADLGFVTGLSTTAERHVGDLVVTSKLTTPEASELHALLARMREAGVRAAVLEVSAQAIERHRIDGVVFDVVAFTNLSHDHLDDYGSMDAYFDVKAELFTPDRAERGVVCVDTEWGRRIAERSRIPVTTVTSEPGVDADWHVDIWEETPSSTSFTLTGIDGGAVEVQIPFIGRHMAIDAAIAILMLVEDGFEMDAIAEVIDRGMRPTLPGRIERVSGEEGPAVFLDYGHSPDAFAQTLEALRRVTEGRLVMLFGADGDRDATKRADMGRIAAELADAVVVTDFNPRTEDAASIRAQVLGGARAAAGGKPVIESSPEEAAIREALRLAGPGDTVLWAGPGDADYRDVAGVREPFDARAEARRALEEAGWPTEERGERPARDVR